The following are encoded in a window of Osmia bicornis bicornis chromosome 15, iOsmBic2.1, whole genome shotgun sequence genomic DNA:
- the LOC114878739 gene encoding NADH dehydrogenase [ubiquinone] 1 alpha subcomplex subunit 5, translating into MAGALKKTTGLTGLAVLKFPHRELDITYEKLLRLLAAMPKDSAYRRYTEKLVKERQDIVKQNPTVEAVEEKIGCGQVEELLIQAKNETILAKDMLKWKPWENLMEEPPAHQWTWPPHK; encoded by the exons ATGGCAGGTGCGCTGAAAAAG ACAACAGGATTAACTGGTCTTGCTGTTCTGAAATTCCCTCATCGTGAACTCGACATAACGTACGAGAAACTTTTGCGTCTCTTGGCTGCCATGCCAAAAGACTCTGCTTACAGAAGATATACCGAGAAACTGGTTAAGGAAAGACAAGATATTGTAAAGCAG AACCCAACAGTCGAAGCAGTGGAAGAGAAAATAGGCTGTGGCCAAGTTGAAGAGCTTCTAATACAAgcaaaaaatgaaacaatctTGGCTAAGGATATGTTAAAATGGAAACCATGGGAGAACTTGATGGAGGAACCTCCGGCGCATCAGTGGACTTGGCCTCCTCACAAATAA
- the LOC114878738 gene encoding 40S ribosomal protein S5 isoform X1: protein MIIMADIETFDDIVVPTTAALPVTLSAELPEIKLFGRWNCDDVQVNDMSLQDYIAVKEKNAKYLPHSAGRYAAKRFRKAQCPIVERLTNSLMMHGRNNGKKLMAVRIVKHAFEIIHLLTGDNPLQVLVTAIINSGPREDSTRIGRAGTVRRQAVDVSPLRRVNQAIWLLCTGAREAAFRNIKTIAECLADELINAAKGSSNSYAIKKKDELERVAKSNR, encoded by the exons ATG aTAATCATGGCTGATATAGAAACGTTTGACGATATAGTGGTACCCACTACCGCGGCCTTACCGGTAACGCTATCCGCAGAGTTACCAGAAATTAAATTGTTCGGTCGTTGGAATTGCGACGATGTGCAAGTAAACGATATGTCCTTGCAAGATTACATTGCCGTTAAGGAGAAAAATGCTAAGTATCTTCCACATTCTGCCGGACGTTATGCCGCGAAGCGGTTTCGTAAAGCTCAGTGCCCTATCGTAGAACGTCTTACGAATTCGCTAATGATGCACGGGAGAAATAACGGCAAAAAATTAATGGCAGTCAGGATCGTGAAGCATGCGTTTGAAATAATCCACCTTCTCACGGGAGACAATCCCTTACAG GTGCTCGTGACGGCCATCATCAATTCAGGACCAAGAGAAGATTCTACTCGTATCGGTCGCGCTGGCACGGTCAGAAGACAAGCAGTAGACGTATCTCCGTTACGACGCGTTAATCAGGCGATCTGGTTATTATGTACTGGTGCTAGGGAAGCCGCATTCCGTAACATTAAGACAATTGCCGAATGCCTAGCCGACGAACTTATCAATGCCGCGAAAGGTTCATCAAATTCGTATGCGATCAAAAAGAAGGACGAACTCGAGCGTGTCGCTAAATCTAACCGATAA
- the LOC114878738 gene encoding 40S ribosomal protein S5 isoform X2 codes for MADIETFDDIVVPTTAALPVTLSAELPEIKLFGRWNCDDVQVNDMSLQDYIAVKEKNAKYLPHSAGRYAAKRFRKAQCPIVERLTNSLMMHGRNNGKKLMAVRIVKHAFEIIHLLTGDNPLQVLVTAIINSGPREDSTRIGRAGTVRRQAVDVSPLRRVNQAIWLLCTGAREAAFRNIKTIAECLADELINAAKGSSNSYAIKKKDELERVAKSNR; via the exons ATGGCTGATATAGAAACGTTTGACGATATAGTGGTACCCACTACCGCGGCCTTACCGGTAACGCTATCCGCAGAGTTACCAGAAATTAAATTGTTCGGTCGTTGGAATTGCGACGATGTGCAAGTAAACGATATGTCCTTGCAAGATTACATTGCCGTTAAGGAGAAAAATGCTAAGTATCTTCCACATTCTGCCGGACGTTATGCCGCGAAGCGGTTTCGTAAAGCTCAGTGCCCTATCGTAGAACGTCTTACGAATTCGCTAATGATGCACGGGAGAAATAACGGCAAAAAATTAATGGCAGTCAGGATCGTGAAGCATGCGTTTGAAATAATCCACCTTCTCACGGGAGACAATCCCTTACAG GTGCTCGTGACGGCCATCATCAATTCAGGACCAAGAGAAGATTCTACTCGTATCGGTCGCGCTGGCACGGTCAGAAGACAAGCAGTAGACGTATCTCCGTTACGACGCGTTAATCAGGCGATCTGGTTATTATGTACTGGTGCTAGGGAAGCCGCATTCCGTAACATTAAGACAATTGCCGAATGCCTAGCCGACGAACTTATCAATGCCGCGAAAGGTTCATCAAATTCGTATGCGATCAAAAAGAAGGACGAACTCGAGCGTGTCGCTAAATCTAACCGATAA